In Halarcobacter bivalviorum, a genomic segment contains:
- the mgtE gene encoding magnesium transporter, translating into MEELKDFEEIKEFLFQAIEDYKKGENFDIHPYDLAEQLLRLRELNHEEYESLCKKIPSELFAEILCEMPTYVQEEIPEVISSKKVANITSKMDSDDASELIYNISQKDEEAAQTILSKLDEEDKEVIEKLNSYEDNEAGSYMQSELFSVSLYEKIDVALRRLKKLKEEEYLDNVFHAYLTEKDGTFIGSIGLEELIVFDRDLTFDDLPKEKIKTYSSSHLLDISEVVDMFTNYNLSAIAIVDDNNKLVGRITHDDIHDVIQEQDTKQLYSLAGVNDDAEQEESMYLIGKNRAFWLGINLVTAILASVVIGLFDSTIQSLVALAVLMPIVASMGGNAGTQTLTVTVRQMALGDISYTDAKKTIKKEVIISLFNGFLFAFVIGVIAFLWFKMPLLGVVIAISMVINLFSAGFFGAVIPILLEKFEIDPAIGSTVILTTVTDVVGFFSFLGLATIILL; encoded by the coding sequence ATGGAAGAATTAAAAGATTTTGAAGAGATTAAAGAGTTTTTATTTCAAGCAATAGAAGATTATAAAAAGGGAGAGAATTTTGATATTCACCCTTATGATTTAGCTGAACAATTATTAAGATTAAGAGAGTTAAATCATGAAGAATACGAGAGTCTGTGTAAAAAAATTCCAAGTGAACTTTTTGCAGAAATTCTTTGTGAAATGCCAACTTATGTTCAAGAAGAGATTCCAGAAGTAATTAGTAGTAAAAAAGTTGCAAATATTACTTCTAAAATGGATAGTGATGATGCCTCTGAACTTATTTATAATATTTCTCAAAAAGATGAGGAAGCAGCACAAACTATTCTTTCTAAACTTGATGAAGAAGATAAAGAAGTTATTGAAAAACTTAACTCATATGAGGATAATGAAGCTGGTTCATATATGCAAAGTGAGCTTTTTTCCGTATCTTTATATGAAAAAATAGATGTGGCACTAAGAAGATTAAAAAAGCTAAAAGAAGAAGAGTATTTAGATAATGTTTTTCATGCTTATCTAACAGAAAAAGATGGAACTTTTATTGGAAGTATTGGTCTTGAAGAGTTAATTGTATTTGATAGAGATTTAACTTTTGATGATTTACCAAAAGAGAAGATAAAAACATATTCAAGTAGTCACCTTTTAGATATTTCTGAAGTTGTTGATATGTTTACAAACTATAACTTAAGTGCAATTGCAATTGTTGATGATAATAATAAATTAGTTGGACGAATTACTCACGATGATATTCATGATGTAATTCAAGAACAAGATACTAAACAATTATATTCTCTTGCTGGGGTTAATGATGATGCAGAGCAAGAAGAGAGTATGTATCTTATTGGTAAGAATAGGGCCTTTTGGTTAGGAATAAACTTAGTTACAGCTATTTTAGCTTCTGTTGTTATTGGTCTGTTTGATTCAACTATTCAATCTTTAGTTGCCTTAGCTGTTTTAATGCCTATTGTTGCTTCAATGGGAGGAAATGCAGGAACACAAACTTTAACAGTAACAGTTAGACAAATGGCTTTAGGAGATATCTCTTATACAGATGCAAAGAAGACTATTAAAAAAGAGGTAATAATCTCACTTTTTAATGGTTTTCTTTTTGCTTTCGTAATTGGTGTGATAGCTTTTTTATGGTTTAAGATGCCTCTTTTAGGAGTAGTTATTGCTATTTCAATGGTTATAAATTTATTTAGTGCAGGTTTCTTTGGTGCAGTTATTCCTATACTTTTAGAAAAGTTTGAAATTGACCCTGCAATTGGTTCTACTGTAATTTTAACAACAGTTACAGATGTAGTTGGTTTCTTTAGCTTTTTAGGTCTAGCAACAATTATTCTATTATAA